The Flavivirga eckloniae genomic interval CTTTGACCAAAATAATAATTTTAAAAATTAACTTAATATCATGATTCTTATGACGAATAAAATTGCAAACATGTGTGTTGTTTTACTCTTTATTTTTTTATCCTGTAAAGAGGCACCTAAAAAAGATTATGTAACCATATCTGGTACTATTACAAGCAAAAATTCCGATACTTTGTATATACTTGGTAGAGGCTTTACAAAAAGGATGCTTGTGGATGACAACGGTTTTTTTTCAGATACGCTTAAAGTTACAAACGGAGAACATACATTGTACGACGGAAAAGAACTATCGGCCATGCATTTAAACAACGGGTACAACTTAAAGATTACCCTTGATACCGAAGCTTTTGATGAAACCATAACCTATGAAGGAGTAGGGGCAGAAACGAATAACTACTTAGTTGAAAGAACACTGTTACATGAAAAGTTGCTTTCAGATACTTCTATAATTAAGTTAGAAAAAGAAGCCTTTAATATAAAAACTACTGAAATTTTTAAGCAATTTCATGATTTATTGAAAAGTAAAAAAGGTCTCGATACTAATTTTGTGACATCGCAAAAAAAGCAATTGGCAGAATTGGAAAAGAAAATGCAAAAACAACGTGAAAAACAACAATACTTTGTTACCGCTTTTGCTAAAGGGAAAGTCTCGCCAAAATTTACAGATTACGAGAATTACTTAGGAGGTACCACTTCACTGGATGATTTTAATGGTAAATATGTCTACATAGATATCTGGGCCACCTGGTGTGGGCCTTGTAAAAAAGAAATTCCTTATTTAAAGAAAGTAGAGGAGCAATATCGAAACAAGAATATCGAATTTGTTAGTATTTCCACAGATCGAGCTAAAGATTATGACACATGGAAGAATATGGTCAAAGAAGAAGAACTTTCTGGTGTTCAATTATACGCAAAGGAAGACACCACATTTACAAATGCTTATAAAGTTAATGGGATACCCCGATTCATTCTAATTGATCCTCAGGGTAACATTGTGGATGCCAATGCACCGAGGCCTTCAGATAAAACATTAGTTGAATTATTAAACGAACTGAGTCTTTAATTCCCTAGCTAATAGATTTATGATTTAAAAATCTATTAGTTAGAATGAGTTTTTTTAAACCAAAAAGACTAAAGTAAGAATATAGAATCTTTTCTTTAGTGTAAATTATTTGAGTTAGTCACAAAAAGCTAAAGATGAAAAAATGGAACCGCATTAGAGGTTCCATTTTTGTTATTAAATATATTAGTAATAGCCTAAATCTAGAATAGACTATTCTAAACATTTTTATATACTAGTGCTTATTTTGGAATTCTTTATTTACAATTTGTATATC includes:
- a CDS encoding TlpA family protein disulfide reductase; protein product: MTNKIANMCVVLLFIFLSCKEAPKKDYVTISGTITSKNSDTLYILGRGFTKRMLVDDNGFFSDTLKVTNGEHTLYDGKELSAMHLNNGYNLKITLDTEAFDETITYEGVGAETNNYLVERTLLHEKLLSDTSIIKLEKEAFNIKTTEIFKQFHDLLKSKKGLDTNFVTSQKKQLAELEKKMQKQREKQQYFVTAFAKGKVSPKFTDYENYLGGTTSLDDFNGKYVYIDIWATWCGPCKKEIPYLKKVEEQYRNKNIEFVSISTDRAKDYDTWKNMVKEEELSGVQLYAKEDTTFTNAYKVNGIPRFILIDPQGNIVDANAPRPSDKTLVELLNELSL